Part of the Sorghum bicolor cultivar BTx623 chromosome 1, Sorghum_bicolor_NCBIv3, whole genome shotgun sequence genome, GACAATCATTGACTTCATTCTTTAGCTTTGTTTCTGGTAGCTGTGCGTGCTAACAGTTGGTTCCTCACTAGCTTTGCTGTACAAGTACAGACCACTCTTGCTCcgtacagtttttttttttactaaagACAGCGTGTAAACCATGCTACACATTTCAGATAACCTGTCGTAAGAGGCTCCAATTTACAATACACCGGCAAGTGAAGGATTGCATGTGCTGTTAGAGTTGTACTGATGCCTCACCGCATTGTGTCataaatcaaggaaacaaatggGTAGCAATCTGTCACACCTTTGATTCTTCCTGCTATGCTCACTCGCTGATATTTTGAGTTTGTAATCATCATTGTACTTCACTAAAAAACGTAACATCAGGCATTCACCACTTGTTCTTCCTTCCTGTACCTCGATATTCTTTCGACAGAATTATAATTCCATTTTTCATAACATGAACCTGACAATGATAATTCTACCAGATTGGATCGTTTTTCTTCTTCCAATTAAGTAATAATATTCAAATGTGGCGTTTGGGTTGCGAGTTGCTCGCAATCGCATAACGCTGGCCTCACGCACGGGTCGTCACTGTAGGTATATAGCAGTGTTGCAGCGTTTCAGCACTCGGGGTAGAGGGCGTGGTCCCTGGAGGCGTCGAGGCAGTAGTAATACACCATGGAGTTCCGCTGCGCCCACCGCATGGCGGCCTCCTGCTGCGCGCtgagcgccgccgtcgtcccCGACGCCGGCACAGGTTGGCAGTCCGCGGACGCGTCCGCGGCGCACCCGCCGATCTTGAGGCCGGCGAACCGCGACACGAACGGCTGGTACCTGTAGTCGGCGCGGTACCGTCCGCCGTCGGTGGCCCAGTCGGAGGCGTCCCAGATGGAGCCGTACGCCCACATCTCCCGGTCAGGGAACGTGGCCTCCGTCTTCCTCTCGTACCGCCTGATGGGCACGTCGTCCACCAGGAACCTGCACGCAGACGCGCGCAGCTCATGTCATTCATGCATACTATTCGTTTGGTTGATAAGTCATGACAGAAAGTATGGTTCGTGAATGAAGTGGCACACGGAGGGAGACGGCGGGGACTCACAGGATCTGGTCGGGGTTCCAGATGATGGCGTAGTGGTGGAAGTCGGCGGTGGGGTCGAACCAGAGGTGGAACCTCATCTCCCGGCCGACGATGGTGCCGTCGCCGCTGCCGCGCACGTACACGTTGGTCTGCAGCGTGTACGGCTCCCCCGGCACCGTCCCCAGCAGCTCCATGTCGATCTCGTCGTGGTGCCCCGGGTACTCCTCGCTGTTCGacagctgcagcagcagccatAGCCCATGCATTGCACCAGCATCAGAGCATCTGTTGTTGCATGCATTTCTTATAGAGATAACAATAACAATCACTGTCACTCACGTAGAAGGCGGTGTTGACGCCGGCGGTATACCCCGGCTGCACCCTGACCGACGCGCCGAAGTAGCCGTCCCGGTACGCGCGCGCCGACTTGAACCCGCTGCCTGAGCTGCTGTCCATCCAGAGCGTCAGGGACTTGCCATCCGGCGACACCGTCTGGTGCTGCGAGCCCCACAGCGTGCGGTACGCCTCGGAGAAGCCCAGCGGCCTGAACATGCCACTGGGGTAGTAGCCCGGCGAcggaggctgctgctgctgggctcTGCACGGCCGCAGCTGCAGCGCGAGCAGAGCAAGCGTGCATGCCAGGAGAAGAGCAGCTGCCTGCTGTGCCTGAAGATCACAAGGCCTCGCCATCTGGAGATGACTTGGTGATCGTGGTCAAATGTGTCCAGTGAGTGATCTAGTGTGCTGCGTGTGATGAGCTGATAAATTTTCAGTTGCGCAAGAGGTTTTATAGGTGAGAAGGAATGAGATCAGGCCTGTTGTAAGGTGTTGGTCCTAGAGAGTAGGAATAGGTTGATGggaattgatttttaagcagaGAAGAGTAGGGACAAACATTGGAGGTTTATTTGGGGCCCAGGATGAACAAGTGAGGTGTACTAAGAGTGGACATGATTTTGGCCCCAAAAGTAAATGCAAAGAGATGTGGATACTGTCGACAGATACAGATGTGCGTCGTACACTGTTTAGTCCGTGTTGAAATCCAAGCAGCATGCAACAGCAAAATTTGCTGCCAAATCCAACATGTTTCTTGCTTATTCTTCCTACTAGGTTGGCCACACTTTCGGTTTACTACCCTCAAGCAGCAAAGAATAAACACAGTTGATTTTACCGCTCCTTCCTTATGATCCAAGTAAAAAATAGGTTCTTTCCTGCAATACCATACTCAGGCATAGCATTTCGGCACACCAATTCGACAAAAGTGAATTGCACATACACACTGCAGCTTAATCGATCTGCCCAGGG contains:
- the LOC8062846 gene encoding xyloglucan endotransglucosylase/hydrolase protein 31 — protein: MARPCDLQAQQAAALLLACTLALLALQLRPCRAQQQQPPSPGYYPSGMFRPLGFSEAYRTLWGSQHQTVSPDGKSLTLWMDSSSGSGFKSARAYRDGYFGASVRVQPGYTAGVNTAFYLSNSEEYPGHHDEIDMELLGTVPGEPYTLQTNVYVRGSGDGTIVGREMRFHLWFDPTADFHHYAIIWNPDQILFLVDDVPIRRYERKTEATFPDREMWAYGSIWDASDWATDGGRYRADYRYQPFVSRFAGLKIGGCAADASADCQPVPASGTTAALSAQQEAAMRWAQRNSMVYYYCLDASRDHALYPEC